Sequence from the Amycolatopsis sp. NBC_00345 genome:
GGCGAAGCCGTCGACGATGTACCGGCCGAGGCCGCCGCCGTCGTTGACGATGGCGCCGATCGCGACGGTGGCCACGAGTTGCAGGAACGCCACGCGCGCGCCCGCCACGATCACCGGTGACGCCAGCGGCAGCTCCAGCTTCAGCATGATCTGCCATTCGCGGTAACCGGTGCCGCGCGCGGCGTCCACCGTCTCCTGCTCCAGCTGGACGACCCCCGCGTACGTGTTCGTGAACAGCGGCGGCAGTGCCAGGCCCACCAGCGCCAGCAGCAGCGGCCAGAAGTTCGTGTCCGCGCCCCATCGGCTGGCCAGGAACCAGAACAGGATGATCAGCCCGAAACTCGGGATCGCGCGCCCGATGTTCACGGCGCTGCTCGCCAGGAACGCGCCGCGCCGGTAGTGCGCGAGCCACACCGCCACCGGGATCGTCAGCACGGCCGCGACGAGCAGCGACAGCACGGAGAACCAGAGGTGCTCGACCGTCCGGTAGGGAATGCCCGCCGGGTCCGTCCAGCTCCACCGGTCCGGGTCGGACAGCCACTGGCCCAGCTGCGTGAAGACGTTCATCGGGCCCGCACCTTCCGCGCCCACGGGGCGAGCGCGCGTTCGCTCAGCCAGAGGAGCAGGTCGACGACCACCGCGAGCACCACCGACAGCACGATGCCGACGATGATCGGGCTCGGGTTCGGGGTGGTGGTCTGGATGCCGGCGCGGATGAAGTAGCCGAGGCCGCCCATGCCGAGCAGCGAGGTCACCGTCACCAGCCCGATCGTCGTCACCGCGGCCACGCGCAGGCCCGCGATCACCACCGGCAGCGCCAGCGGCAGCTCGACCTGCCAGAGCAGCCGCCGCCGGGTGAAGCCCATGCCGATCGCGGCTTCGCGGACCTCGGTGGGCACCTGCTGGACGCCGGTGACGATGTTGCGGATCAGGATCAGCAGCGTGTACGTCGCCAGCGGGATCACCGCCGTGGTGAACGAAAGCCCGAAGAACGGCACCAGCAGCGCGAACGCCCCGAGGCTCGGGACCACGTACAGCGCGCCCGCCGTGCCGAGCACCAGCGGGTAGAACCAGCGGTAGCGCAAGCACAACGTGGACAGGACCAGCGAGATGACCAGCCCGATGCCGAGCGCCGTCGCGGTGAGGGCGATGTGCTCGCCGAGCCGCTGGACGATGGCGTCGGAGTTGCGCTCGACCCACCGCCACTCGAAGATCGGCCGGCTGCTCTCGGCGAGCAGCGGGGTCACCGAAGGCGCATGCACTGTCTGACCTTACCCCGTTCGGGGTGCGGGTTTCCGGTTGTTGAGATCAGGTAGCGGTTGTATCCCATTCCGTGGTTTCTGTCGTGGCTCACGGTTAGGGTCCAATCCTCTGTTCGTGGAAAGAGGAGTGTGGGGACGTGCGCTGGACCCGGAACATCCGAGCGGCTGCGCTGGTGGCGGTCGCCGCCATCGGCCTGACCGCCTGCGGGGGTGGCAGCGGGGGCTCGGACCAGCCCGCCGCCCCGAGCAAGGGCGGTGCGCCGATCGTCGTCGCCTCGTTCAACTTCACCGACAGCCAGATCCTGGCCGAGATCTACGCGGCCGCGCTGGAGGCCAAGGGCTACCCGGTCACCCGCAGCCTCAACCTGGGCTCGCGGGAGCTGATCTACCCGTCGCTGAAGTCCGGCGAGCTGCAGTTCCTGCCCGAATACCAGGGCGCGGCCATCACCACCGGCTTCGGCAAGGACGCGGTGAAGGACGCCGCCGGCGAGCACGACCAGCTGGCCAAGCTGTTCGAGCCGTCCGGCATCTCGCTGCTGAACTACGCGGCGGCCGAGGACAAGAACACCTACATCGTGAAGTCCGACCTGGCCAAGTCCAAGGGCCTGACCAGTATCAGCGACCTGAAGAAGCTCGACAAGGTCGTCATGGCCGGCCCGCCGGAGTGCGAGAAGCGGCTGCCGTGCTTCCAGGGCTTCAAGGAGGTCTACAAGCTCACCAACGCGACGTTCCAGACTGTGCAGGAGGCCGGGCCGCGGGTACAGCAGCTCGACTCCGGCGCCGTCACGGTGATCCCGGTCGACTCGGTGAGCCCGCTGGTCGGCGACCCGCAGTACGTGGCGCTGAAGGACGACCTCGCCATCGTGCCCACCGAGAACGTGGTGCCCGCGGTGAACAAGAAGGTGCTCGACGAGCGCGGCGCCGATTTCGCGACGGTGGTCAACGCGGTCAGCGCGAAACTGACCACCGATGGGATGCGCGAGCTGAACAAACGTGTCGATTCCGGCGGCGAAGGGGCCGCGGACGTGGCGAAGGACTGGCTGAAGGAGCAGGGCCTCGCCTGACGTTCGTCCTGGTCAAATGGGCCGCTCGGGGTTCTCCCGGGCGGCCCGTTCGCTGTGTGTGCGAAGGTAGCGGCGGCGGAACACGAGGAGAAGCTGAGGAGCGAGATGGGAAAGGTCACGGCCACCGCGGAGCGCACGATCGACGCGCCGGTGGACAAGGTTCGCGAGCTGGTCGCCGACTACGCCGAGACCCGGCCGAAGCTGCTCACCGAGCACTACCGCGACTACGAGGTGACCGCGGGCGGCCACGGCGCCGGCACCGAGGCGAGCTGGAAGCTGCAGGCGACGTCGAAGCGCGTGCGCGACGTGGCGGCCACCGTGAGCGAGCCCTCCCCGGGCACCCTCGTCGAGACCGACGCGAACTCCAGCATGGTCACCACCTGGACGGTCGCGTCCGCCGGAGAGCGCTCGCTGGTGCGCATCGAGACCAGCTGGGACGGCGCCGGCGGCATCGGCGGCTTCTTCGAGAAGACGTTCGCGCCGGGCGGGCTGAAGAAGATCTACGACGGCGTGCTCGTCAAGCTCGAAGAGATCGTGTAGCGCTCACCACAGGTCCCCGGTGAATCGGAATGATCGCCCCGGTTGCCTCGTTGGGCCGGGTATATGCGGGGCGAACGCCCCGGTTGACTCAGTCCCACGAAACGGAGTTCAGCGGTGAACGCACCGACCCAGGCCACGGAGATCCGGCTCGCCTCCCGTCCGCACGGCGTCCCGACGCAGGACAACTTCGACATCGTCGACACCGAGATCCCCACGCCCGGCGCGGGGCAGATCCTGGTGCGCAACCTCTTCATGAGCGTCGACCCGGCCATGCGCGGCCGGATGAGCGACGCGAAGTCGTACGCGCCGCCGTTCGCGGTGGGCGAGGTCATGCACGGCGGCGCGCTCGGCGAGGTCATCGAGTCCACTGTGGACGACTTCAAGCCGGGTGACCACGTGCTGCACCAGGCGGGCTGGCGCACGCACGTCGTGCTCGACGCGGCGAGGAGCGTGAAGGTGGACGCCTCGGCGGCGCCGCTTTCGACCTACCTTGGTGTGCTTGGCATGCCGGGCCTCACGGCGTACGCGGGGCTGCTGGAGAGCGCGGAGTTCAAGCCGGGCGACACGGTGTTCGTGTCCGGCGCCGCGGGCGCGGTCGGCTCCCTGGTCGGGCAGCTGGCCAAGCTGAAGGGCGCCAAGCGCGTGATCGGCAGCGCCGGTTCGGCGGAGAAGGTCCGGCACCTGATCGACGACCTCGGCTTCGACGCGGCGTTCAACTACAAGGACGGCCCCGTTGCCGCGCAGCTGGCGGAGGCCGCGCCGGAGGGCATCGACGTCTACTTCGACAACGTCGGCGGCGAGCACCTCGAGGCCGCCATCGCGTCGATGAACCTGCACGGCCGCATCGCCGTCTGCGGGATGATCTCGGTGTACAACGCCACCGAGCCGACCCCGGCGCCGCGCAACCTCCCGCAGATCATCGCCAAGCGCCTCACCATCCGCGGCCTGCTGGTGATCGACCACTGGGGCCTGCGCGAGCAGTTCATCACCGAGGTGGCGCCGCTGGTGGCTTCGGGCGAGATCAAGTACTCGGAGACGTTCGTCGACGGCATCCGCAACGCGCCCGAGGCGTTCCTCGGCCTGCTCGGCGGCGCCAACACCGGCAAGATGCTCGTGCGTCTCTGACCCTCAGCCGAAAGACAGTCCGGGCAGGCTCGCCGCCGTGTAGTCGGCGGCGGGCGTGCCCGGCAACGGCCGGACGCCGGGCCGCGTGAGCAGCGCGGTCCGCAGCCCGGCCGCCTGCGCGCCCGCGATGTCCCACCCGTGCGCGGCGACCATCACGGCCTGCCCGGGTTCGACGGCGTAGGCGTCGAGCACCTGCCGGTACGGCTCGGGCGCGGGCTTGAGCCGGCTGACCTGCTGTGCGGAGAAGATCCGGTCGAGCGCCGTCGCGATCCCCGCGTGCTGCAGCTGTGTCTCGACGGTGGCGAGTGGCGAGTTCGTCAGCGCGACGACGGTGTGCCCGGCCTGCTTGAGTTTTTTCAGCCCTGGCAACACATCCGCGTGCGCGGACAGCGACAGCAGCGCGCCGCGGAACCGGGCCAGCTCGGCTTCGGTGAGATCACGGCCGTACCGCGCCACCGTGTCGACGGCCGCCGCGCCGGCGATCTCCGCGAAGTCCCGGTAGCCCCCGGTCGCCGTGGTGGTGAGCGCGGTGTGGATGGCGAGGTCGAACCACTCCCGCCGCGCCCGCGCCGTCCCGGTCAGCTCGGTGAACAACGGGTCGAGGCCCGCGAGGTCGAGCAGGGTTTCGTTGACGTCAAAGACGCACAGCACGGTTTCTCCCTCGGCAGGGTCAGTACTGATGCCCTGAAGGCCACCATGAGGGACGTAGATGCCCTCAAGGTGGCCTTCAGGGTCAGTACTGGCAGGTGGCGGCGCGGTGGTCGAGGTCGGCGTCGAGCTGGTCCGCGGGCACGCCGAGGTTCAGCTGGTCACGCATGATCCGGCCGAGGGTGGGCAGCTCCGAGCGCTCCGGCCAGGTCTCCGGCCGCCACAGCGACGAGCGCAGGAAAGCCTTGGCGCAGTGCATGTACAGCTCCCGCACCTCGATCACGATCGCGAGCTGCGGGCGCTTTCCCTTGACCATCAGGTCGTCGAAGAAGGGCGCGTCGGAGACGATCGTGGCGCGGCCGTTGACCCGCAGAGTTTCGTTCATGCCGGGGACGATGAACAACAGGCCGGCGTGCGGGTTGTCGAGGATGTTGCGGAAGCTGTCCACGAGCTTGTTGCCCGGCCGGTCCGCGAGCACGAGGGTCTTGTCGTCCAGCACGAGCACGGAGCCGGCGGGGTCGCCGCGCGGGGAGACGTCGCAGCTTCCGTCGGGCGCGGACGTCGCCAGCAGGCAGAACGGCGAGTGCGCGATCAGCGTCCGCGCGTGCTCGTCGAGGTGGCCCAGGATCTTCTTGCTCACCATCTCGCCCGCTTCACCGACCACGTCGCGCAGGGCTTCGTGCGTGCTGATCACCGTTGTCGCCATGACACCAGTGAACCGCGCCGGGAAGGGCCGGCGACAGGGTTTTTCCCGAGCGGCTACTGCTGGGCCGGGCCGTGGCCGTCGCGGTGGGCTTCGATGACGATGCGGGCCGCGGTGGTGGACTTGGCGGTCACCTGGGCGGCCGTGTAGTCCAGGCGGCGGTAGTGGCCGTTGAGGAAGAGCTCGCCGTAGCCGTGGCCCTGGGCGTGGACCTGCTCCATCAGCTCCAGCGCGGCCGGCGGGTACGGGCAGACGGCGAGGCACAGCGTCAGATACGTGTCGATCAGGGCGCGGCGGGTGTCGTGCAGCTCGGTGTACTTCGGGTCTTCGAGGCCGTCGGCGAAGATCACCTGGAAGCCGATGCGGCGGTCGATCAGGAAGCACGTGTAGGCGCCGGACGCGGTGGCCAGCTGGGCGACCGCGTCCGGCCCGGCCTCCGCGACGGCCGCCGTCACCCGCTCATGCAGCTGGCAGGCCGTGCTGGTCGCGACTGCCGCCAGCAGGCCGGCGCGGTCCGGGAAGTGCCGGTACGGCGCGGCGGGCGAGACCTTCGCGCGTTTCGCCACCTGCGCCACCGAGAAGCCGTCCATCCCCAGCTCCGCGATCAGGTCCACCGACACCCGGACGAGTTCGTCGCGCAGATCGCCGTGGTGGTACTTGCCGCCCATGTGGTGAATCACATCCGATCACGCTCGCGCATATGTAAGAGACCTCTTACTATAGTCATGTGAGGGCGGTCTTACATCTAAAGCCCGGGTGGCTGCCCGGGATTGTCTGGAGGGTTTCATGACCACGACCACGCACGCCATCGCCGCACCGGCGCCGGGCGCCCCGCTCGAGCCGACGACGATCGAGCGCCGGGACCTGCGCCCGGACGACGTGCTGATCGACATCGCGTTCGCGGGCATCTGCCACAGCGACCTCCACCAGGCGAAGGAGGACTGGGGCTCCGCGACCTTCCCCATGGTCCCCGGCCACGAGATCGCCGGCGTTGTCGCCGCGGTCGGCTCCGGCGTGACGAAGTACCAGGTCGGCGACCGGGTGGGCGTCGGCTGCATGGTCGACTCGTGCGGCGAGTGCGAGTACTGCCTGGCCGGCACCGAGCAGTTCTGCCTGAAGGGCAACGTCCAGACCTACAACAGCGTCGGCTTCGACGGCGAGGTCACCTACGGCGGGTACAGCCGCCAGGTCGTCGTGAGGGACGCGTTCGTCTGCCGGATCCCGGAGGGCATCGACCTGGACGTCGCCGCGCCGCTGCTCTGCGCGGGCATCACCACCTACTCGCCGCTGCGCCACTGGGGCGCCGGGCCGGGCAAGAAGGTCGCCGTCGTCGGCCTCGGCGGGCTCGGGCACATGGCGGTCAAGCTCGCGGTGGCCATGGGCGCCGAGGTCACGGTGCTCAGCCAGAGCCTGAAGAAGCAGGAGGACGGCCTGAAACTCGGCGCGAAAGACTACTTCGCGACCGGCGACGAGGCCACCTTCGACGTGCTTCGGGGCCGCTTCGACGTCATCATCAACACCGTCTCGGCGAAGCTCCCGATCGACGCCTACCTCGGCATGCTGCGCGTCGGCGGCGCGATGGTGAACGTCGGCGCGCCGCCCGAGTCCTTGGACTACAACGCCTTCTCGCTGCTGGGCGGCAACAAGGTGCTGGCCGGCTCGATGATCGGCGGCATCGCCGAGACGCAGGAGATGCTCGAGTTCTGCGCCGAGCACGGCCTCGGCGCCGAGATCGAGACGATCTCCGGGGACCAGGTGAACGCGGCCTACGAGCGCGTCGAGAACAGCGACGTGCGGTACCGCTTCGTGATCGACGCCTCGACCATCGGCGCCTGACCCACTAGCGGCGTTGCTCGCCCTGAAGGCCACCTTGAGGGACATAGATGCCCTCAAGGTGGCCTTCAGGGCGTCCGCCTAGAAGACGACGGTTCGGTTGCCGTGCACGAGAACGCGGCCTTCGAGGTGCCAGCGCAGGCCGCGCGCCAGCGTCACCTTCTCGATGTCGCGGCCCTTGCGCACCATGTCCTCCACGGAGTCGCCGTGGTCGACGCGGATCACGTCCTGCTCGATGATCGGCCCGGCGTCGAGGTCGGCCGTCACGTAGTGGCAGGTGGCACCGACCAGCTTGACGCCGCGGGTGTGGGCCTGGTGGTACGGCTTCGCGCCGGCGAACGACGGCAGGAAGCTGTGGTGGATGTTGATCGCCCGTCCGGCCCACTCCGCGCACAGCTCGGCGGGCAGCACCTGCATGAACCGGGCCAGCACCACGGCGTCCGGATGGTGCTCGTCGACGAGTTTCCGGACCTGCGCAAACGCTTGCGTCTTGCCTTCGGGGTCCCCGGCCGGGAACGGCACGTGGTGGAACGGGATGCCGTGCGCGCGGGTGATGTCCGCGAGCGACGTGTGGTTGCCGATCACTGCGGCGACGTCGACGTCCAGCTCACCCGACGCGACGCGGCCCAGCAGGTCGTACAGGCAGTGCCCGGCCTTCGACACCAGCACCACCGCGCGCGGCCGCTCGCCGGTGTCGCGCACCGCCCAGCTGGACTCCGCCGACAGCTCCGCCGCCACCGCGCCGAACCGCTCGCGCAGTCCCGCGGCGTCGAACGGCAGCGAGTCGGCTCGGACCACCTGGCGCGTGAAGAACCAGCCCGTGTCCGGGTCGGTGTGATAGGCCGCTTCGACGATCATCCCGCCGTGCTCGGCCAGGAATCCGGAGATGCGGGCGATGATGCCGGTGCGGTCGGGGCAGCCGAAGGTGAGGACGTAACGCTGGGGATCAGGCACGCCGCCCATTGTCGCCGGTGCTGGTCAGGGCGCCGCGAGGGGCTCCAGGAGGCAACCGTCGCCGGTGATGGCGGCGTGGTGCGGGCGGCCCCAGAGGGCGCGGTAGACGTCGTCGGCGGGGCCGCTGAGCGTGACGTCCGGGCGGCCTTCGTCAACTGGCTCGCCTTCACGGAGGGCGATGGTCCACGAACGGCCTTCGGTCTCGACGCGGGCGACCCCGTCGCGGCTTGAGGGCGGGGATCGCCGGGGCATCAGGAAGGTGAGGAACTCGTCGACGCCGTCGGTGGCGAACGCGGCGGCGTAACGGGTCGGTGGTGGCTCGGGCAACGCGCTTTCGGCGTCCAGCCGGTGGATCGCCATCTCGTGCGCCATCCGCCGGGCCAAGTCGCCCGTGGTCACGGTGCCGCCGCGCGGGAATGGAGAGCGGACGGGGCTTTCGGCGGGACGGCGCAGGGCCTCGCGCGCGGCGAGCCGCTGGCCGTCCCAGTAGCCGAGCAGGTCCGTCCAGCCGGTGGGCGGCGACTGTTCAGCTGCCCGGTCCGTGATCACCGCCACGCTGGAGGAGAGCACCCTCGCCAGGTGGGTCACCAGGTCGTGGACCGTCCATTTCGGACAGTTCTGGACCGGTGCCGCCGGGCCCGCCGCCAGCGCGGCCGCCTTCAGCCGGTCGCTGTGGATGTCGATCGTCTCCAGCAGGTGCGGGGTGCCCATCCGTTCCATGCGCTGAACGTAGCGCGCGCAGCCGGAGCCGCCGTCCCGATTCGATCAGGCTGACGAGCAGCAGCCCTAGCCCGAACGACAGCAGCAGGCCCTTCACCGGCTCGTCCGCGAAGGCGGCGCCGCCGGCCAGCCCGATCAGCACGCTGTAGCACGCCCAGAGCGCGGCGCCCGCGGCGTCGAGCGGCACGAACCGGCGCGGCGGGTAACCGAGGCTGCCGCACGCCAGCGCGCTGGCCACGCGCCCGCCGGGCAGGTACCGCGCGGCGACGATCAGCAACGGCGCCTGCCGCCGCACTTGCACGCGGGCCCACTCGTACCGCTGCCGCCCCGACGGGCCCCGCTGCAATCGCGAGAGGGCCCGCGGCCCCGCCGCCCGGCCGACGGAGTAGGCCAGGCAGTCCCCGGCCCACGCCCCGGCGGCCGCGACCACGGCCAGCGTCGCCAGCCACCGCGGGTCCGGCCCGAGCAGCACCGCGACGATCACCACGGTCGTCTCGCTCGGCATGAACGGCAGCAGCGCGTCGAGCCCCGCCACGGCGAACACGAGCACCCACAGCCACGGCGAGCCCAGCGCGTCGCGCAGCAGCCCGGTGACGTGCCCCAGCAGTTCCACCCGCTTATGGTGATCACCGCAGGTCGACGGTGGGTGACGTGCCGGCGTTCGGCCGGTGAACAGGTGGGTTTCGTACCTGGATGCCGGTATTCCGGCGGGGATGGTGACGGCGGGTCACTTCGGGGCGACAGCGGCCCACGGGACGGTCAGCTCGCCGAGCCGCGGCCGGTCCGGGCGGCCGAGCAGGGGCCAGCCGCGGGCGGCGAGCTGGCGCACCGTTTCCGTCCAGCGCGCGCGGACGCCGAACGAGCGCTGCGGCGCCGCGGCCGCCCAGCAGGAATCCATAGTGGACAGCAGGTTGTGGATTCGCTCACCGGGAACGTTGCGGTGGATGAGGATCTTCGGCAGTCGTTCGGCCACAGTGGACGGACGGTCCAGGTCGGCCAGCCGCATCGAGAGCGTGAGCGACACCGGGCCGGGCGCCGCGACGGTGACCCAGGTGGACAGCCGGCCGATCTCGTCGCAGGTGCCCTCCACGAGCAGGCCGTCGGCGGGCATGTTCGCCAGCATCAGCGCCCACGCGCCCGCCACCTCGTGCTCGGCGTACTGCCGCAGCACGTTGAACGCGCGCACCAGCACCGGCCGGGTGCCGGCGAGTTCGAAGCCGCCGCGCCGGAAGTCGAGGCGCGGCGGGTCGGCGGCGGGGCGGGCGTACGCGACGCGTTCCGGGTCCAGCTCGAGCCCGAGCACCCGGACGTCGGCGCGCACCCGGCTCAGCCACCGGGCCAGCTCGACGGTGGTGACCGGCGAGGCGCCGTACCCGAGGTCGACCACCAGCGGGTCCGCGGCCCGGCGCAGGAGCCGGGTGACGGCCGCGTCCCCGGCCAGCCAGCGGTCGACCCGCCGGAGCCGGTTCGGGTTGGTGGTGCCCCGCGTCGGGGCGCCCACCGGGCTCAGGCGTGCTCGGCCAGCCATCGCGCGGTGAACTCGGCCTCGCGCCGCAGCAGGGTGGTCACCTGCTCCGCCACCACGCTCTCGATTTTGCCGCCGAACAGCGGGATC
This genomic interval carries:
- a CDS encoding ABC transporter permease, whose product is MNVFTQLGQWLSDPDRWSWTDPAGIPYRTVEHLWFSVLSLLVAAVLTIPVAVWLAHYRRGAFLASSAVNIGRAIPSFGLIILFWFLASRWGADTNFWPLLLALVGLALPPLFTNTYAGVVQLEQETVDAARGTGYREWQIMLKLELPLASPVIVAGARVAFLQLVATVAIGAIVNDGGGLGRYIVDGFAEGAQGYGEIFGGGIAVIILALVCEGVFSLLTRWATPKGLALQNARRDS
- a CDS encoding ABC transporter permease; the protein is MHAPSVTPLLAESSRPIFEWRWVERNSDAIVQRLGEHIALTATALGIGLVISLVLSTLCLRYRWFYPLVLGTAGALYVVPSLGAFALLVPFFGLSFTTAVIPLATYTLLILIRNIVTGVQQVPTEVREAAIGMGFTRRRLLWQVELPLALPVVIAGLRVAAVTTIGLVTVTSLLGMGGLGYFIRAGIQTTTPNPSPIIVGIVLSVVLAVVVDLLLWLSERALAPWARKVRAR
- a CDS encoding ABC transporter substrate-binding protein, whose protein sequence is MRWTRNIRAAALVAVAAIGLTACGGGSGGSDQPAAPSKGGAPIVVASFNFTDSQILAEIYAAALEAKGYPVTRSLNLGSRELIYPSLKSGELQFLPEYQGAAITTGFGKDAVKDAAGEHDQLAKLFEPSGISLLNYAAAEDKNTYIVKSDLAKSKGLTSISDLKKLDKVVMAGPPECEKRLPCFQGFKEVYKLTNATFQTVQEAGPRVQQLDSGAVTVIPVDSVSPLVGDPQYVALKDDLAIVPTENVVPAVNKKVLDERGADFATVVNAVSAKLTTDGMRELNKRVDSGGEGAADVAKDWLKEQGLA
- a CDS encoding SRPBCC family protein yields the protein MGKVTATAERTIDAPVDKVRELVADYAETRPKLLTEHYRDYEVTAGGHGAGTEASWKLQATSKRVRDVAATVSEPSPGTLVETDANSSMVTTWTVASAGERSLVRIETSWDGAGGIGGFFEKTFAPGGLKKIYDGVLVKLEEIV
- a CDS encoding NADP-dependent oxidoreductase, whose amino-acid sequence is MNAPTQATEIRLASRPHGVPTQDNFDIVDTEIPTPGAGQILVRNLFMSVDPAMRGRMSDAKSYAPPFAVGEVMHGGALGEVIESTVDDFKPGDHVLHQAGWRTHVVLDAARSVKVDASAAPLSTYLGVLGMPGLTAYAGLLESAEFKPGDTVFVSGAAGAVGSLVGQLAKLKGAKRVIGSAGSAEKVRHLIDDLGFDAAFNYKDGPVAAQLAEAAPEGIDVYFDNVGGEHLEAAIASMNLHGRIAVCGMISVYNATEPTPAPRNLPQIIAKRLTIRGLLVIDHWGLREQFITEVAPLVASGEIKYSETFVDGIRNAPEAFLGLLGGANTGKMLVRL
- a CDS encoding haloacid dehalogenase type II, with amino-acid sequence MLCVFDVNETLLDLAGLDPLFTELTGTARARREWFDLAIHTALTTTATGGYRDFAEIAGAAAVDTVARYGRDLTEAELARFRGALLSLSAHADVLPGLKKLKQAGHTVVALTNSPLATVETQLQHAGIATALDRIFSAQQVSRLKPAPEPYRQVLDAYAVEPGQAVMVAAHGWDIAGAQAAGLRTALLTRPGVRPLPGTPAADYTAASLPGLSFG
- a CDS encoding pyridoxamine 5'-phosphate oxidase family protein, whose protein sequence is MATTVISTHEALRDVVGEAGEMVSKKILGHLDEHARTLIAHSPFCLLATSAPDGSCDVSPRGDPAGSVLVLDDKTLVLADRPGNKLVDSFRNILDNPHAGLLFIVPGMNETLRVNGRATIVSDAPFFDDLMVKGKRPQLAIVIEVRELYMHCAKAFLRSSLWRPETWPERSELPTLGRIMRDQLNLGVPADQLDADLDHRAATCQY
- a CDS encoding TetR/AcrR family transcriptional regulator, with translation MGGKYHHGDLRDELVRVSVDLIAELGMDGFSVAQVAKRAKVSPAAPYRHFPDRAGLLAAVATSTACQLHERVTAAVAEAGPDAVAQLATASGAYTCFLIDRRIGFQVIFADGLEDPKYTELHDTRRALIDTYLTLCLAVCPYPPAALELMEQVHAQGHGYGELFLNGHYRRLDYTAAQVTAKSTTAARIVIEAHRDGHGPAQQ
- a CDS encoding NAD(P)-dependent alcohol dehydrogenase, whose translation is MTTTTHAIAAPAPGAPLEPTTIERRDLRPDDVLIDIAFAGICHSDLHQAKEDWGSATFPMVPGHEIAGVVAAVGSGVTKYQVGDRVGVGCMVDSCGECEYCLAGTEQFCLKGNVQTYNSVGFDGEVTYGGYSRQVVVRDAFVCRIPEGIDLDVAAPLLCAGITTYSPLRHWGAGPGKKVAVVGLGGLGHMAVKLAVAMGAEVTVLSQSLKKQEDGLKLGAKDYFATGDEATFDVLRGRFDVIINTVSAKLPIDAYLGMLRVGGAMVNVGAPPESLDYNAFSLLGGNKVLAGSMIGGIAETQEMLEFCAEHGLGAEIETISGDQVNAAYERVENSDVRYRFVIDASTIGA
- the purU gene encoding formyltetrahydrofolate deformylase codes for the protein MGGVPDPQRYVLTFGCPDRTGIIARISGFLAEHGGMIVEAAYHTDPDTGWFFTRQVVRADSLPFDAAGLRERFGAVAAELSAESSWAVRDTGERPRAVVLVSKAGHCLYDLLGRVASGELDVDVAAVIGNHTSLADITRAHGIPFHHVPFPAGDPEGKTQAFAQVRKLVDEHHPDAVVLARFMQVLPAELCAEWAGRAINIHHSFLPSFAGAKPYHQAHTRGVKLVGATCHYVTADLDAGPIIEQDVIRVDHGDSVEDMVRKGRDIEKVTLARGLRWHLEGRVLVHGNRTVVF
- a CDS encoding DedA family protein, with amino-acid sequence MELLGHVTGLLRDALGSPWLWVLVFAVAGLDALLPFMPSETTVVIVAVLLGPDPRWLATLAVVAAAGAWAGDCLAYSVGRAAGPRALSRLQRGPSGRQRYEWARVQVRRQAPLLIVAARYLPGGRVASALACGSLGYPPRRFVPLDAAGAALWACYSVLIGLAGGAAFADEPVKGLLLSFGLGLLLVSLIESGRRLRLRALRSAHGTDGHPAPAGDDRHPQRPAEGGRAGGGPGGTGPELSEMDGPRPGDPPGEGALLQRGGDHGPGS
- a CDS encoding class I SAM-dependent methyltransferase, translated to MAGRARLSPVGAPTRGTTNPNRLRRVDRWLAGDAAVTRLLRRAADPLVVDLGYGASPVTTVELARWLSRVRADVRVLGLELDPERVAYARPAADPPRLDFRRGGFELAGTRPVLVRAFNVLRQYAEHEVAGAWALMLANMPADGLLVEGTCDEIGRLSTWVTVAAPGPVSLTLSMRLADLDRPSTVAERLPKILIHRNVPGERIHNLLSTMDSCWAAAAPQRSFGVRARWTETVRQLAARGWPLLGRPDRPRLGELTVPWAAVAPK